In a single window of the Pseudomonas entomophila genome:
- a CDS encoding carboxymuconolactone decarboxylase family protein yields the protein MADTKQTGESIRRQVMGDAFVDRALGNATAFTQPLQDFVNEHAWGSVWARDGLPLKTRSLITLATLTALKCPQELKGHVRGALNNGCTVEEIREALLHCAVYAGVPAAIDAFRAAQEVIDSYEG from the coding sequence ATGGCTGACACGAAACAGACCGGCGAGAGCATTCGCCGCCAGGTGATGGGGGATGCGTTCGTCGACCGCGCCCTGGGTAACGCGACCGCATTCACTCAACCGCTGCAGGACTTCGTCAACGAGCATGCCTGGGGCAGCGTCTGGGCACGTGACGGGCTGCCACTGAAAACCCGCAGCCTGATCACCCTGGCCACGCTGACCGCGCTCAAGTGCCCGCAGGAGCTCAAGGGGCATGTGCGTGGTGCGCTGAACAATGGCTGTACGGTGGAGGAGATCCGCGAGGCGCTGCTGCATTGCGCGGTGTATGCCGGGGTGCCGGCGGCGATCGATGCATTCCGCGCCGCGCAGGAAGTGATCGACAGCTACGAAGGCTGA
- a CDS encoding calcium/sodium antiporter — protein sequence MGLGLVLLIIGAELLVRAALRLATRLHVRPLIIGLSLVAFGSTAPQLTVSLQAAYQGAPDVAVGSVVGSNIFNVLVILGLAALIIPLRVSRQLVRLDIPLMIAASGLVYLLAGNGMLGRVEGLVLLLGLLGYLLMLWHQSRHYARTYPAPSAAHTSAVRFWSGALLQIALGLGLLSLAGHLLLEAAVEVATDLGLSERIIGLTVVAVCTSLPELAAALIAALRGEREIAVGTVIGSNLFNLLAVLGLTALVTPEPLSISPNALGFDLPVMLGVAALCLPVFYSGYRVTRAEGVVFLCLYLAYGLHVVAFTTGMPLAGRLEQLMLFYVMPVLGIVLLYTTARAWRRQH from the coding sequence CTGGGCCTGGGCCTGGTGCTGCTGATCATCGGTGCCGAACTGCTGGTGCGCGCGGCCTTGCGCCTGGCCACCCGCCTGCATGTGCGCCCGCTGATCATCGGCCTGAGCCTGGTGGCCTTCGGTAGTACCGCGCCACAATTGACCGTGAGCCTGCAGGCCGCCTATCAAGGCGCACCGGACGTCGCGGTGGGCAGCGTGGTCGGCAGCAACATCTTCAACGTGCTGGTGATTCTCGGCCTGGCGGCGCTGATCATCCCCTTGCGTGTTTCCCGCCAGCTGGTGCGCCTGGACATCCCCCTGATGATCGCAGCCAGCGGTCTGGTCTACCTGCTGGCCGGCAACGGCATGCTGGGGCGTGTCGAAGGGCTGGTGCTGCTGCTCGGATTACTGGGCTACCTGCTCATGCTCTGGCACCAGTCGCGCCACTATGCCCGTACCTATCCCGCCCCGAGCGCGGCCCACACGAGCGCCGTGCGATTCTGGAGCGGCGCACTGCTGCAGATCGCACTGGGGCTCGGCTTGCTCAGCCTGGCCGGCCACCTGTTGCTGGAGGCCGCCGTGGAAGTGGCGACCGACCTGGGGTTGTCCGAGCGAATCATCGGTTTGACCGTGGTCGCCGTGTGCACATCACTACCAGAGCTCGCCGCCGCACTGATCGCCGCCCTGCGCGGTGAGCGGGAAATCGCGGTGGGCACGGTGATCGGCAGCAACCTGTTCAACCTGCTGGCGGTGCTGGGGCTGACGGCACTTGTCACACCCGAGCCGCTGTCGATCTCACCTAATGCGCTGGGCTTCGACCTCCCCGTGATGCTCGGCGTGGCAGCACTGTGCCTGCCGGTCTTCTACTCCGGCTACCGGGTCACCCGTGCCGAAGGCGTGGTGTTCCTCTGCCTTTACCTAGCCTATGGCCTGCATGTGGTGGCCTTCACCACCGGCATGCCGCTGGCCGGCCGCCTTGAACAACTGATGCTGTTCTATGTGATGCCTGTGCTCGGGATCGTGCTGCTGTACACCACGGCCCGCGCCTGGCGCCGCCAACATTAA
- a CDS encoding septal ring lytic transglycosylase RlpA family protein yields MLKRSLATLTLFSLLAGCASHDIDPRGYNETGTASYYGSRHHGKRTASGEPFNQHGLTAAHRSLPFGSRVLVTNLDNQRSVVVRINDRGPHTRGRLIDLSRAAAEKIGMLRSGTARVRVQGLSD; encoded by the coding sequence TTGCTGAAGCGATCCCTCGCCACCCTCACCCTCTTCTCCCTCCTGGCCGGCTGTGCCAGCCACGACATCGACCCCCGCGGTTACAACGAAACCGGCACCGCCTCCTACTACGGCTCACGCCACCACGGCAAACGCACTGCCAGCGGCGAACCCTTCAACCAGCACGGCCTCACCGCCGCCCACCGCAGCCTGCCCTTCGGCAGCCGGGTGCTGGTCACCAACCTCGACAATCAACGCAGCGTCGTGGTCCGCATCAATGACCGAGGCCCCCACACCCGCGGCCGACTGATCGACCTGTCACGGGCGGCAGCGGAAAAAATCGGCATGCTCCGTAGCGGAACGGCGCGAGTCCGGGTACAAGGTCTGAGCGATTGA
- the gatB gene encoding Asp-tRNA(Asn)/Glu-tRNA(Gln) amidotransferase subunit GatB: MQWEVVIGLEIHTQLATQSKIFSGSATTFGSEPNTQASLIDLGMPGVLPVLNQEAVRMACMFGLAIDAEIGPRNVFARKNYFYPDLPKGYQISQMDLPIVGKGHLDIALEDGTIKRIGVTRAHLEEDAGKSLHEDFNGATGIDLNRAGTPLLEIVSEPDMRSAKEAVAYVKAIHALVRYLGICDGNMAEGSLRCDCNVSVRPKGQTEFGTRCEIKNVNSFRFIERAINSEIQRQIDLIEDGGKVVQETRLYDPNKDETRSMRSKEEANDYRYFPDPDLLPVVIEQSFLDSVRAALPELPTQKVERFQSQYGLSAYDANVLASSREQADYFEQVVSIGGDAKLAANWVMVELGSLLNKLGVEIDQSPVSAEQLGGMLLRIRDNTISGKIAKTVFEAMAAGEGDADSIIESKGLKQVTDTGAIDKMLDEMLAANAEQVEQYRAADEAKRGKMFGFFVGQAMKASKGKANPGQVNQLLKAKLEG, encoded by the coding sequence ATGCAATGGGAAGTTGTGATCGGGCTGGAGATTCATACCCAGCTCGCCACCCAGTCGAAGATCTTCTCCGGCAGCGCCACCACCTTCGGTTCCGAACCGAACACCCAGGCCAGCCTGATCGACCTGGGGATGCCCGGCGTGCTGCCGGTGCTCAACCAGGAAGCTGTGCGCATGGCGTGCATGTTCGGCTTGGCGATCGACGCCGAAATCGGGCCGCGCAACGTGTTCGCACGCAAGAACTACTTCTACCCCGACTTGCCCAAGGGCTACCAGATCAGCCAGATGGACCTGCCGATCGTCGGCAAGGGCCACCTGGACATCGCCCTGGAAGACGGCACGATCAAGCGCATCGGCGTGACCCGCGCGCACCTTGAAGAGGATGCCGGCAAGAGCCTGCACGAAGACTTCAATGGCGCCACCGGCATCGACCTGAACCGAGCCGGCACCCCGCTGCTGGAAATCGTCTCCGAGCCGGACATGCGCAGCGCCAAGGAAGCCGTGGCCTACGTCAAGGCGATCCACGCCCTGGTGCGTTACCTGGGCATCTGCGACGGCAACATGGCCGAAGGTTCGCTGCGTTGCGACTGCAACGTCTCGGTGCGCCCGAAAGGCCAGACCGAATTCGGCACCCGCTGCGAGATCAAGAACGTCAACTCGTTCCGCTTTATCGAGCGCGCGATCAACAGTGAGATCCAGCGCCAGATCGACCTGATCGAGGACGGCGGCAAGGTGGTGCAGGAAACCCGCCTGTACGACCCGAACAAAGACGAGACCCGCTCCATGCGCAGCAAGGAGGAAGCCAACGACTATCGTTACTTCCCCGACCCCGACCTGCTGCCAGTGGTCATCGAGCAAAGCTTCCTCGACAGCGTGCGCGCCGCCCTGCCGGAGCTTCCCACACAGAAGGTCGAGCGCTTCCAGAGCCAGTACGGCCTCTCTGCGTACGACGCCAACGTGCTGGCCTCCAGCCGCGAACAGGCCGACTACTTCGAACAGGTGGTCAGCATCGGCGGCGACGCCAAGCTGGCGGCCAACTGGGTCATGGTCGAGCTGGGCAGCCTGCTGAACAAGCTGGGCGTCGAGATCGACCAGTCGCCGGTCAGCGCGGAACAACTCGGTGGCATGTTGCTGCGTATCCGCGACAACACCATCAGCGGCAAGATCGCCAAGACCGTGTTCGAGGCCATGGCCGCCGGTGAAGGTGACGCCGACAGCATCATCGAAAGCAAGGGCCTCAAGCAGGTCACCGACACCGGCGCGATCGACAAGATGCTCGACGAGATGCTCGCTGCCAACGCTGAGCAAGTCGAACAGTACCGCGCCGCCGACGAGGCCAAGCGCGGCAAGATGTTCGGCTTCTTCGTCGGCCAGGCGATGAAGGCGTCGAAGGGCAAGGCCAACCCGGGGCAAGTGAACCAATTGCTCAAGGCCAAGCTCGAAGGGTGA
- the gatA gene encoding Asp-tRNA(Asn)/Glu-tRNA(Gln) amidotransferase subunit GatA, with the protein MHQLTLAEIARGLADKSFSSEELTGTLLSRIKQLDPQLNSFITVTEEQALHQARAADARRAAGETGALLGAPIAHKDLFCTQGVRTSCGSKMLDNFTAPYDATVVAKLAEAGMVTLGKTNMDEFAMGSANESSHYGAVKNPWNLEHVPGGSSGGSAAAVAARLLPATTGTDTGGSIRQPAALTNLTGLKPTYGRVSRWGMIAYASSLDQGGPLARTAEDCALLLQGMAGFDSKDSTSVDEPVPNFSADLNASLQGLRIGLPKEYFGAGLDPRIAELVQASVKELERLGAVVKEISLPNMQHAIPAYYVIAPAEASSNLSRFDGVRFGHRCADPKDLTDLYKRSRGEGFGVEVQRRIMVGTYALSAGYYDAYYVKAQQIRRLIKNDFVAAFNDVDVILGPTTPNPAWKLGAKSADPVAAYLEDVYTITANLAGLPGLSMPAGFVDGLPVGVQLLAPYFQEGRLLNVAHRYQQVTDWHTRAPNGF; encoded by the coding sequence ATGCATCAATTGACCCTGGCCGAGATCGCCCGCGGACTCGCCGACAAGTCGTTCTCCTCGGAAGAACTGACCGGCACACTGCTGTCGCGCATCAAGCAGCTCGACCCGCAACTCAACAGTTTCATCACCGTCACCGAAGAGCAGGCCCTGCACCAGGCCCGCGCCGCCGATGCCCGCCGCGCCGCCGGCGAGACCGGCGCGCTGCTCGGCGCGCCGATTGCCCACAAGGACCTGTTCTGCACCCAGGGCGTGCGCACCAGCTGCGGCTCGAAGATGCTCGACAACTTCACCGCCCCCTACGACGCCACCGTGGTCGCCAAGCTGGCCGAAGCCGGCATGGTCACGCTGGGCAAGACCAACATGGACGAATTCGCCATGGGCTCGGCCAACGAGTCCAGCCACTACGGCGCGGTGAAGAACCCGTGGAACCTCGAGCACGTGCCGGGCGGTTCGTCCGGTGGTTCGGCCGCCGCCGTGGCCGCGCGCCTGCTGCCAGCCACCACCGGCACCGACACCGGCGGCTCGATCCGCCAGCCGGCGGCGCTGACCAACCTCACCGGCCTGAAACCGACCTACGGTCGCGTTTCGCGCTGGGGCATGATCGCCTACGCCTCGAGCCTCGACCAGGGCGGCCCGCTGGCCCGCACCGCCGAAGACTGCGCCCTGCTGCTGCAAGGCATGGCCGGCTTCGACAGCAAGGACTCGACCTCGGTCGACGAGCCCGTACCGAACTTCAGCGCCGACCTCAACGCCTCGCTGCAGGGCCTGCGCATCGGCCTGCCGAAAGAGTACTTCGGCGCCGGTCTCGACCCGCGCATCGCAGAGCTGGTCCAGGCCAGCGTCAAGGAGCTGGAACGGCTCGGCGCGGTGGTCAAGGAAATCAGCCTGCCGAACATGCAGCACGCCATCCCGGCGTACTACGTGATCGCCCCGGCCGAGGCCTCCTCCAACCTGTCACGTTTCGACGGCGTACGCTTCGGCCACCGCTGCGCGGACCCGAAAGACCTGACCGACCTGTACAAGCGCTCCCGTGGCGAAGGCTTCGGCGTTGAAGTGCAGCGCCGCATCATGGTCGGCACCTACGCCCTGTCGGCCGGCTACTACGACGCCTACTACGTCAAGGCGCAGCAGATTCGCCGCCTGATCAAGAACGACTTCGTCGCCGCATTCAACGATGTCGACGTGATCCTCGGCCCCACCACCCCCAACCCGGCCTGGAAGCTCGGCGCCAAGAGCGCCGACCCGGTCGCCGCGTACCTGGAAGACGTCTACACCATCACCGCCAACCTGGCGGGCCTGCCTGGCCTGTCGATGCCGGCCGGCTTCGTCGATGGCCTGCCGGTAGGCGTGCAACTGCTGGCCCCGTATTTCCAGGAAGGCCGCCTGCTCAACGTCGCGCACCGTTACCAGCAAGTCACCGACTGGCACACCCGCGCCCCTAACGGCTTCTGA
- the gatC gene encoding Asp-tRNA(Asn)/Glu-tRNA(Gln) amidotransferase subunit GatC: MALQRSDVEKIAHLARLGLNEGELPRITDALNSILGLVDQMQAVDTSGIEPLAHPLETTQRLRPDQVTESNQRDRYQAVAPSTENGLYLVPKVID, translated from the coding sequence ATGGCGCTTCAACGCTCCGACGTGGAAAAGATCGCCCATCTGGCCCGCCTGGGCCTGAATGAAGGCGAACTGCCACGCATTACCGACGCCTTGAACAGTATTCTCGGGCTGGTCGACCAGATGCAAGCCGTCGACACCAGCGGTATCGAGCCCCTGGCCCACCCGCTGGAGACCACCCAGCGTCTGCGTCCCGACCAGGTCACCGAAAGCAACCAGCGCGACCGCTACCAGGCCGTCGCGCCGTCGACCGAGAACGGCCTGTATCTCGTACCGAAAGTCATCGATTAA